From one Candidatus Eisenbacteria bacterium genomic stretch:
- a CDS encoding NAD(P)H-dependent oxidoreductase subunit E, producing the protein MKTAVVPPRPDLSGFDGDPADLIPVLQTIQSLDGFVSEESVRLVSRWLKVSENEIYGVATFFSQFRFTKPGEHVIRVCLGTACHVKGGEQIMDVFRRRLGIEPGDATPDGKYQLERVACLGCCALAPVLVVDARVHSQASVLKIQNLLGRQASGEDS; encoded by the coding sequence ATGAAAACCGCCGTCGTTCCCCCCCGCCCCGATCTGAGCGGTTTCGACGGAGATCCCGCCGACCTGATCCCCGTTCTCCAGACGATCCAATCGCTCGACGGCTTCGTTTCCGAGGAGTCCGTCCGCCTGGTATCCCGGTGGCTCAAGGTCTCTGAGAACGAGATTTACGGAGTCGCGACGTTCTTCTCCCAATTCCGATTCACGAAGCCCGGGGAGCATGTCATCAGGGTCTGCCTGGGCACCGCCTGCCACGTGAAAGGCGGCGAGCAGATCATGGACGTCTTCCGCCGTCGCCTCGGGATCGAGCCGGGCGACGCGACGCCCGACGGCAAGTATCAACTCGAGCGAGTGGCATGCCTGGGTTGCTGCGCCCTGGCCCCTGTGCTCGTTGTGGATGCGAGGGTCCACAGCCAGGCCTCCGTCCTGAAAATCCAGAATCTGCTGGGAAGGCAAGCGAGCGGTGAAGACTCTTGA